The proteins below are encoded in one region of Acidimicrobiia bacterium:
- a CDS encoding ABC transporter ATP-binding protein has product MVDTTRVLDCRDLHKSYGERKAVDGVGFHIDLGETYGLLGPNGAGKTTTISMVCGLLRRDVGEVKVVGEAIDVGQTHAKRWIGYVPQDLAIYPDLTAEENLAFFGRLYGLTGKALKNRTDAVLEVTGLSDRRADKTDEYSGGMKRRLNIGIGLLHEPSLLILDEPTVGVDPQSRNAILDSVEQLSGEGMAVLYTTHYMEEAERLCDRVGIIDQGQLKAEGTRRQLVELVGQHDRIRVIAEGDVDGAAAAARSVDGVEDVSKVDNRLDILTADARVILPALLLVMSTAGAAVKSVDVVEPDLEAVFLHLTGKALRD; this is encoded by the coding sequence ATGGTTGATACGACCCGGGTTCTCGACTGCCGGGACCTCCACAAGAGCTATGGCGAGCGGAAGGCCGTCGATGGCGTCGGCTTCCACATCGATCTGGGTGAGACTTACGGGTTGCTGGGGCCCAACGGTGCAGGGAAGACCACAACGATTTCGATGGTCTGCGGCCTCCTCAGGCGAGATGTCGGCGAAGTGAAGGTGGTCGGCGAGGCAATCGATGTCGGACAGACGCACGCCAAGCGGTGGATCGGGTATGTCCCGCAGGATCTGGCGATATACCCCGATCTCACCGCGGAGGAAAACCTCGCCTTCTTTGGCAGGCTGTACGGGCTCACCGGGAAGGCCCTGAAGAACCGAACGGACGCGGTGCTGGAGGTGACCGGGCTGTCCGATCGCCGGGCGGACAAGACGGACGAGTACTCCGGAGGCATGAAGCGGCGCCTCAACATCGGCATCGGCCTCCTTCATGAGCCGAGCCTCTTGATTCTGGACGAGCCGACCGTCGGCGTCGATCCACAGAGTCGCAATGCCATTCTGGATAGCGTGGAGCAGCTTTCGGGCGAAGGCATGGCTGTGCTCTACACGACGCACTACATGGAGGAAGCCGAGCGCCTCTGCGACCGGGTTGGAATCATCGATCAGGGTCAGTTGAAGGCTGAAGGAACGCGACGCCAACTCGTCGAACTGGTCGGTCAGCACGACCGGATTCGCGTAATCGCAGAAGGCGATGTCGATGGTGCCGCCGCTGCTGCCCGATCCGTCGACGGCGTGGAGGATGTGAGCAAGGTAGACAATCGCCTTGACATCCTCACTGCCGATGCCCGGGTCATCCTTCCTGCCCTTCTCCTGGTCATGTCGACCGCCGGTGCCGCGGTCAAGAGCGTCGACGTGGTTGAACCCGACCTCGAAGCCGTGTTCCTGCACCTAACCGGCAAGGCATTGCGAGACTGA
- a CDS encoding GAF domain-containing sensor histidine kinase — translation MQQTDVETRLKRLEELCSALQSDLPSDAKALVTEINALAAEVEVNYRDLLALDQLAAHVGGGLLLDEVLDDIYNGFRDVIPYDRIGFSLINDGIVTARWLRSESELVRLGAGYALPIETTSLAGILAEGRPRIINDLGSYLATRPESESTRLLVEEGVQSSLTCPLLIDGKAVGFLFFSSFEPGAYSEIHTNTFERIADQLAGVIEKGKLTSQLAERAAAIEEQNRQLRALDDIKNTFIGMVSHDLRSPLATIQVTADLLDEADYLAPVERKMLIKDIKEQSGYMLALVNELLDVAHIESGRLELNRETFDLEALVADSVNRHGYLAGPKDIRVVLVESSPAVIEADRTRIRQVLDNLLSNAIKYSPMGSVVSVTLTIEHDVIRVGVTDEGPGISEADQVRLFEYFETAEAKPTGGETSTGLGLAIARKIVEAHQGTLDVESTPGRGSTFWFELPPTTVDP, via the coding sequence ATGCAACAGACCGACGTCGAAACACGCCTGAAGAGGCTCGAGGAACTCTGCTCCGCACTGCAATCAGATTTGCCTTCCGATGCCAAAGCTCTCGTCACCGAGATCAACGCGCTCGCTGCAGAGGTCGAGGTCAACTATCGGGATCTCCTGGCTCTCGATCAACTCGCTGCGCACGTTGGCGGCGGACTACTGCTCGACGAAGTCCTCGACGATATCTACAACGGGTTCCGCGATGTGATCCCGTACGATCGTATCGGCTTCTCGCTCATCAACGACGGAATCGTCACGGCGCGCTGGTTGCGCTCGGAATCCGAGTTGGTTCGCCTCGGGGCCGGGTACGCACTACCGATCGAGACGACGAGCCTGGCCGGGATCCTGGCGGAGGGGAGACCGAGGATCATCAACGATCTTGGTTCGTACCTCGCCACCCGGCCTGAGTCGGAGTCGACCCGGTTGCTCGTCGAGGAGGGCGTGCAATCGTCGCTGACCTGCCCCCTGCTCATTGACGGGAAGGCAGTCGGGTTCCTCTTCTTCTCGAGTTTCGAGCCGGGGGCCTACTCAGAGATCCACACGAACACGTTCGAACGCATCGCAGACCAACTGGCTGGCGTCATCGAAAAGGGGAAGCTGACCAGTCAGCTCGCCGAGCGGGCGGCGGCCATCGAGGAGCAGAACCGGCAACTCCGAGCACTCGATGACATCAAGAACACCTTCATCGGGATGGTCAGCCACGACTTGCGGAGCCCCCTGGCCACCATTCAGGTCACGGCCGACCTCCTCGACGAGGCCGATTATCTTGCCCCCGTCGAGCGAAAGATGCTCATCAAAGACATCAAAGAGCAGTCGGGCTACATGCTCGCCCTCGTCAACGAATTACTGGATGTAGCTCATATCGAGTCGGGCAGGCTCGAACTGAATAGAGAGACTTTCGATCTCGAAGCGCTCGTTGCCGACTCCGTGAATCGACACGGATACCTGGCAGGCCCGAAAGATATCCGGGTCGTGCTGGTCGAGAGCAGCCCGGCGGTGATCGAAGCCGATCGGACCCGGATCCGCCAGGTCCTCGACAATCTGCTGTCGAATGCGATCAAGTATTCCCCGATGGGCAGTGTTGTCTCGGTGACGCTCACGATTGAACATGATGTGATCCGGGTCGGTGTCACGGATGAGGGCCCCGGCATATCGGAGGCAGACCAGGTACGGCTGTTCGAGTACTTCGAGACCGCCGAGGCCAAACCAACCGGCGGCGAAACCTCAACCGGGCTCGGCCTCGCCATCGCCAGGAAGATCGTAGAGGCTCATCAGGGGACGCTGGACGTCGAGAGCACACCCGGTCGGGGTAGCACGTTCTGGTTCGAGTTACCGCCGACCACGGTGGACCCGTAG
- a CDS encoding molybdopterin-dependent oxidoreductase: MTRRYDRLTQPLVREDGRLRPATWDEALNRAALGIQEAVDQHGATSVGMFSCSKATNEMNYFAQKFMRVAVGSNNIDSCNRTUHAPSVVGLATVFGAGGGTSSYGEIENTDLIILWGSNARDTHPIFFHHLLKGVKRGARLYVIDPRRSSSARWADLWLGIDVGSDIALANAVGREIIAAGLANEAFISTATVGFEDYRESVERWTLERAEAVTGVPAEGIRELAHAYATAGTAQLCWTLGITEHHNGSDNVFALINLALLTGHVGRYGSGLVPIRGQNNVQGGGDMGALPNKLPGFQDVEDGELRARFEAKWVSRIPDHNGWNISEMFDAMERGDLRSLYVIGENPAQSEAQAVRARTLLEGLDSLIVQDLYLTKTAEMADVVLPAAASWAETEGTVTSSERRVQRVRKAVDPPEGARADTDILSELAGRFGKDLGSSAAEDIWNELRELSPMHAGMSYARLEAEGGLRWPYRSEDDPGALFLHGRLWADPPEGPPAPFTPVEHAPPVDELTDEYPIRLTTGRHLESYNTGVQSSRMDSPKRQGGCIDLDPRDAEGLGLEDGEVARIVSRRGAIEAPVRVDHNLRPGLAFMAFHFPDEVDVNILTIDAWDPRSGTAEFKASAIRIEKIGA, translated from the coding sequence GTGACCCGTCGATACGATCGGCTGACGCAACCGTTGGTCAGGGAGGACGGCCGGCTTCGCCCGGCAACATGGGACGAGGCGCTCAACCGCGCCGCCCTCGGAATCCAGGAGGCGGTCGACCAGCACGGTGCGACCTCGGTCGGGATGTTCAGCTGCTCGAAAGCCACCAACGAGATGAACTACTTCGCGCAGAAGTTCATGCGGGTGGCCGTCGGCAGCAACAACATCGACTCGTGTAACCGCACCTGACACGCTCCCAGCGTCGTCGGTCTGGCGACGGTCTTCGGAGCAGGAGGCGGAACAAGCTCCTACGGCGAGATCGAGAACACCGATCTCATCATCCTCTGGGGTTCGAACGCCCGCGACACACATCCGATCTTCTTTCACCACCTCCTCAAGGGTGTGAAGCGCGGAGCGCGCCTGTACGTCATCGATCCGCGTCGCTCTTCGTCGGCCCGGTGGGCCGACTTGTGGCTGGGCATCGACGTCGGCTCCGACATTGCGCTGGCAAATGCGGTCGGTCGCGAGATCATCGCCGCCGGTCTCGCCAACGAGGCCTTCATCAGCACTGCCACCGTCGGGTTTGAGGACTACCGGGAGTCTGTTGAGCGATGGACGCTCGAGCGCGCCGAGGCGGTCACCGGCGTGCCGGCAGAGGGCATTCGTGAACTCGCCCATGCCTATGCCACGGCCGGCACCGCCCAGCTGTGCTGGACCCTTGGAATCACCGAGCACCACAACGGCTCCGACAACGTTTTCGCACTCATCAACCTGGCCTTGCTGACCGGGCACGTCGGTCGCTATGGATCGGGCCTGGTGCCCATCCGGGGCCAAAACAACGTCCAGGGCGGCGGTGACATGGGTGCCCTTCCCAACAAGTTGCCGGGTTTTCAGGACGTCGAGGATGGAGAGCTACGTGCCAGATTCGAAGCCAAGTGGGTGAGCAGGATTCCCGATCACAATGGGTGGAACATAAGCGAGATGTTTGACGCCATGGAGCGGGGTGACCTTCGCAGCCTGTACGTGATCGGCGAGAACCCTGCCCAGAGCGAAGCACAGGCTGTGCGGGCGCGCACGCTGCTGGAGGGACTCGACTCGCTGATCGTGCAGGATCTCTACCTGACCAAGACCGCCGAAATGGCAGACGTCGTGCTTCCGGCGGCCGCTTCGTGGGCCGAGACGGAAGGCACCGTGACGTCGTCCGAGCGGCGAGTGCAGCGAGTACGAAAGGCCGTGGATCCGCCCGAAGGAGCGCGAGCCGATACCGACATTTTGTCCGAACTGGCCGGACGGTTCGGGAAAGACCTGGGTTCCTCGGCTGCCGAGGACATCTGGAATGAGCTACGCGAGCTCTCCCCGATGCACGCCGGCATGAGTTACGCACGCCTCGAGGCCGAGGGCGGCTTGCGGTGGCCCTATCGTTCGGAAGATGATCCGGGCGCACTGTTCCTTCACGGCCGCTTGTGGGCGGATCCGCCCGAAGGCCCCCCGGCCCCGTTCACTCCGGTCGAGCATGCCCCGCCCGTCGACGAGCTAACCGACGAATACCCGATCCGGTTGACCACCGGCCGGCACCTCGAGTCGTACAACACCGGCGTTCAAAGTAGCCGGATGGACTCGCCCAAACGGCAGGGCGGATGCATCGATCTCGACCCCCGCGATGCAGAAGGGCTCGGACTCGAGGATGGGGAGGTGGCGCGGATCGTGTCGCGGCGCGGTGCAATCGAAGCGCCTGTCCGGGTGGACCACAATCTCCGGCCGGGCCTGGCCTTCATGGCTTTCCATTTCCCGGACGAGGTCGACGTCAACATTCTGACCATCGACGCCTGGGACCCACGCTCAGGAACCGCCGAGTTCAAGGCTTCGGCCATTCGGATCGAGAAGATAGGAGCCTGA
- a CDS encoding phosphoribosyltransferase family protein has product MFHDRFDAGRQLAQELGEYRAEHPVVLGLPRGGVAVGKPIATHLQCPLDIIVVRKLGAPGQPELGIGAIAEHGVRVVNDDLMRYLRVSEAQLSAVEARERAELQRRVDRYRRQRPEVALEGRVAIVVDDGLATGFTARAAVLAARRRHADRVILAVPVGARDTIEALAALADGVETVSAPRDLRAVGFWYRDFTQTTDEEVLRLLEDG; this is encoded by the coding sequence GTGTTTCACGATCGTTTTGACGCCGGCAGGCAACTCGCCCAGGAACTCGGTGAATATCGCGCCGAGCACCCGGTCGTGCTCGGCCTCCCGCGCGGAGGCGTCGCGGTTGGAAAACCAATCGCCACCCACCTCCAATGTCCGCTCGACATCATCGTCGTTCGCAAGCTCGGAGCGCCCGGCCAGCCGGAACTCGGAATCGGGGCGATCGCCGAGCACGGAGTGCGCGTGGTGAACGACGATCTAATGCGGTACCTGCGAGTGAGCGAGGCACAGCTGTCGGCCGTCGAAGCGCGCGAGCGGGCAGAACTCCAGCGGCGCGTCGACCGGTACCGTCGCCAACGACCAGAGGTGGCTCTGGAAGGGCGGGTGGCAATCGTCGTCGACGATGGTCTGGCCACCGGGTTCACGGCCAGAGCAGCCGTCCTGGCTGCTCGCCGCCGACATGCCGATCGGGTGATACTGGCCGTGCCGGTTGGGGCCAGAGACACGATAGAGGCGCTCGCAGCCCTGGCAGATGGCGTCGAAACGGTTTCCGCACCGAGAGACCTGCGCGCCGTCGGCTTCTGGTATCGAGACTTCACCCAGACGACTGATGAAGAAGTGCTCCGGTTGCTCGAGGACGGCTGA
- a CDS encoding NAD(P)H-dependent oxidoreductase subunit E produces the protein MDLHFAQAEATAAERSVIDLFMEGQPSANGLTEETRLERPRSRELRELLLPGLHALQSGIGWISHGALNHLCEALSVPPADAYGVASFYSMLALSEQAPDVLHVCDDIVCRSNGAMELIDECERVFGPEGTGQAVGWHRSPCLGRCDRAPAVFVQRTGTDDFDHGPVHADLSGRPLDGLAELARMNLELGIDRSTTPQGPAEVRLLRRIVQGVDPASLESYRSNGGYAALEQALAIGPATIRALIAASGLTGRGGAGFPTGRKWDMAAAEPAPRYVVANADESEPGTFKDRLLIEGDPFALIESLTIAALAVGASKGFVYLRGEYPLARQRLAAALVSARSAGLLGDGILGSGTSFDIELRVGAGAYICGEETALFNSIEGYRGEPRNKPPYPTQAGLFGRPTVVNNVETLLNVPIIITGGPEAYRELGTDLSTGTKVFAISGHVGVPGVYEVPFGTTLQDLLALAGGMRNGSSLRSVLLGGAAGTFIGREALEMPLANERAAEYGASLGSGAVVVFDSATDMADIVARIAAFFRDESCGQCAPCRIGTVRQEELLVRARAGFDAAPLIREVGQAMTDASICGLGQTAANAVRSAIDLGLIRGGV, from the coding sequence TTGGATCTCCACTTCGCGCAGGCCGAGGCAACTGCAGCAGAGCGGTCCGTGATCGACCTGTTCATGGAGGGCCAACCGTCGGCGAACGGATTGACCGAGGAGACCAGGCTCGAGCGGCCGCGCAGCAGGGAACTGAGGGAACTGCTCCTGCCCGGCCTCCACGCTCTCCAGTCTGGGATCGGATGGATCAGCCATGGAGCTCTGAACCACTTGTGCGAGGCCCTCTCCGTGCCTCCTGCTGATGCGTACGGGGTCGCTTCGTTCTACAGCATGCTGGCGTTGTCTGAGCAGGCGCCCGATGTTCTCCATGTGTGCGACGACATCGTCTGTCGCTCCAATGGGGCGATGGAGCTCATTGATGAATGTGAACGCGTTTTCGGTCCTGAGGGAACCGGTCAAGCGGTCGGCTGGCACCGCAGCCCCTGCCTGGGCAGATGTGATCGGGCACCGGCCGTTTTCGTGCAACGAACAGGAACCGACGATTTCGATCATGGTCCTGTGCACGCCGATTTGTCCGGCCGGCCGCTCGACGGTTTAGCCGAGCTCGCCCGCATGAACCTCGAACTCGGGATCGACCGATCAACCACGCCGCAGGGACCTGCCGAAGTCCGGCTGCTGCGACGCATCGTCCAAGGGGTCGATCCGGCCTCCCTCGAGTCGTACCGGTCCAACGGCGGGTACGCGGCCCTCGAACAGGCGCTGGCGATCGGTCCAGCCACCATCCGGGCTCTCATTGCCGCCTCGGGATTGACGGGGCGCGGTGGGGCCGGGTTTCCCACCGGCCGCAAGTGGGACATGGCGGCAGCCGAACCGGCCCCCCGCTACGTAGTTGCCAACGCCGACGAGTCGGAGCCCGGCACGTTCAAAGATCGGCTGCTGATCGAAGGGGATCCATTCGCCCTGATCGAATCACTGACGATTGCTGCGCTGGCGGTGGGCGCCTCCAAAGGCTTCGTGTACCTGCGCGGTGAATACCCGCTGGCCAGACAACGACTGGCCGCCGCGCTGGTCTCCGCCCGTTCTGCCGGCTTGCTCGGAGACGGCATCCTCGGCTCGGGCACGTCGTTCGACATCGAGTTGCGGGTAGGCGCCGGCGCCTACATCTGCGGCGAGGAAACGGCCCTGTTCAACTCGATCGAGGGATACCGTGGAGAACCCCGCAACAAGCCACCCTACCCAACGCAGGCCGGTCTCTTCGGCCGCCCAACCGTGGTGAACAACGTCGAGACCCTGCTCAATGTCCCCATCATCATCACGGGGGGACCCGAGGCGTACCGTGAACTCGGAACTGATCTATCGACCGGCACGAAAGTCTTTGCGATCTCCGGGCATGTAGGTGTTCCCGGGGTCTACGAGGTCCCGTTCGGAACCACACTGCAGGACCTCCTGGCCCTTGCAGGAGGGATGCGCAACGGATCATCCCTCCGGTCGGTCCTCCTCGGCGGAGCCGCCGGGACCTTCATCGGACGCGAAGCGCTCGAAATGCCACTGGCGAACGAGAGGGCGGCTGAATATGGGGCATCGCTGGGATCTGGAGCCGTCGTCGTGTTCGACTCCGCCACGGATATGGCAGATATCGTCGCCAGGATTGCCGCCTTCTTCCGCGACGAATCGTGTGGTCAGTGTGCACCATGCCGGATCGGAACGGTGCGACAGGAAGAACTGCTGGTGAGGGCGCGCGCCGGGTTCGATGCAGCTCCTCTGATCCGGGAGGTTGGTCAAGCGATGACCGATGCGTCGATCTGCGGACTCGGCCAGACCGCCGCCAACGCGGTGCGATCTGCCATCGACCTGGGCCTGATTCGAGGTGGCGTATGA
- a CDS encoding 2Fe-2S iron-sulfur cluster-binding protein encodes MIEFTLDGKPAIAPDGATLLEALAGNGVGTPTLCYLPQASAPNVCRVCVVEVAGNRPLVPACSRPLEEGMVVDSDSARVRHARKLVFEMLASSVDLSLVSDEARQWMEEYEIDPDRFQTALPANQTSAPSRPGRHQDPDGLSFARHQPPALIQDNLYVRDYAKCILCYQCVQACGPEAQNTFAISVAGRGFDARIATEFDVFLPESACVYCGNCIAVCPTGALVPKTEFDLRAADEWDEDRQSVTRTVCPYCGVGCNLDLTVQDGAIVRVDAPVDHDVTVGNLCIKGRFGWTHVVGGSVAD; translated from the coding sequence ATGATCGAGTTCACACTGGACGGGAAGCCGGCCATTGCTCCGGACGGGGCCACTCTGCTCGAGGCGCTGGCCGGCAACGGTGTCGGGACGCCGACGCTGTGCTATCTGCCGCAGGCGAGCGCTCCCAACGTCTGCCGGGTTTGTGTCGTCGAGGTGGCAGGGAACCGTCCCCTCGTCCCGGCTTGTTCCCGCCCACTCGAGGAGGGGATGGTGGTCGATTCCGATAGCGCCCGGGTGCGCCACGCCAGGAAACTCGTATTCGAGATGCTCGCCTCGTCGGTTGACCTCTCGCTCGTCTCCGACGAGGCCCGCCAATGGATGGAAGAGTACGAAATCGATCCCGACCGCTTCCAGACGGCGCTCCCGGCCAATCAGACTTCCGCTCCGAGCCGGCCCGGCCGGCATCAGGACCCGGACGGTCTTTCCTTCGCCCGTCACCAACCGCCTGCCCTCATTCAGGACAACCTCTATGTCCGGGACTACGCCAAGTGCATCCTGTGCTACCAGTGCGTACAGGCGTGCGGCCCCGAGGCCCAGAACACCTTTGCGATCAGCGTTGCCGGGCGCGGCTTCGACGCACGAATCGCCACCGAGTTCGACGTGTTCCTGCCCGAATCGGCCTGTGTCTATTGCGGGAACTGCATTGCCGTATGTCCAACCGGGGCACTCGTGCCCAAGACCGAGTTCGATCTCAGGGCGGCGGATGAGTGGGATGAGGATCGACAGTCGGTGACCAGGACCGTTTGTCCCTACTGCGGGGTCGGATGCAACCTCGACCTGACGGTTCAGGACGGGGCCATCGTACGGGTCGATGCCCCGGTTGATCATGACGTCACGGTGGGCAATCTCTGTATCAAAGGTCGCTTCGGGTGGACCCATGTGGTGGGCGGGTCGGTCGCCGACTAA
- a CDS encoding radical SAM protein, which produces MRILLISSYELGHQPFHVASAAAALRSTGHEVRVCDLSLEPLREPDVAWSEGVALAVPMHTAMRIALGAAQSVRKMRPDIPLCFFGLYAGASDLPIGAVALAGEYEPDLIRWAAGLGAGAVVNLQKSAIRFAPDRSDLAPLTAYVGLELAGRRRTAGSTAATRGCRYRCRHCPVPVVYDGKFRPIDRRIVLEDIDRQVAAGAGHISFSDPDFLNGPAHALRVLEEARLRNPELTFDVTIKVEHLLRHRHLLGRMAELGVVFVVSAFETTNDEILHILDKGHTASDLAEAVHLLRACGIDVRPTWLPFTPWSTLEDLVEMLRFMDRHDLDVDPIQLTIRLLIPSGSLLLDLPESQWKPGPYDAEALSYSWIAADPVLDALQSRLVRLVDGATGLSRDEVLATMTREILAAAGIDEESVRLSSGEGRPRLTEPWFC; this is translated from the coding sequence GTGAGAATCCTGCTCATCTCCTCCTACGAACTCGGTCACCAACCATTCCACGTCGCATCGGCTGCAGCCGCCCTGCGTTCGACCGGGCACGAGGTGCGGGTCTGCGATCTCAGTCTCGAGCCGCTCAGGGAACCCGATGTTGCGTGGTCCGAAGGGGTTGCCCTGGCAGTCCCGATGCACACGGCGATGAGGATTGCATTGGGCGCCGCGCAATCGGTGAGAAAGATGCGGCCGGACATTCCGTTGTGCTTCTTCGGCCTTTACGCCGGAGCATCCGATCTCCCCATCGGAGCGGTCGCTCTGGCAGGGGAGTATGAGCCCGACCTCATCCGGTGGGCGGCTGGATTAGGAGCAGGGGCGGTTGTGAATCTCCAGAAATCGGCAATACGGTTCGCCCCCGATCGTTCCGACCTCGCTCCGTTGACGGCCTATGTGGGGCTCGAGCTGGCCGGACGGCGTCGTACCGCGGGATCAACCGCGGCAACGCGCGGGTGCCGCTACCGGTGCCGGCATTGCCCGGTGCCGGTTGTCTACGACGGCAAGTTTCGGCCCATCGACCGTCGGATCGTTCTCGAAGACATCGACCGGCAGGTGGCAGCAGGAGCCGGGCACATCAGTTTCTCCGACCCGGACTTCCTCAACGGGCCCGCCCACGCGCTCCGGGTTCTCGAGGAGGCACGCCTCCGGAATCCTGAGCTCACCTTCGATGTCACAATCAAAGTGGAACACCTGCTGCGGCACCGCCACCTCCTTGGGCGGATGGCGGAGCTCGGTGTTGTGTTCGTGGTCTCGGCCTTCGAGACCACCAACGACGAGATACTGCACATCCTCGACAAGGGACATACGGCGTCGGATTTGGCAGAGGCCGTCCACTTGTTGCGTGCCTGTGGCATCGACGTTCGCCCTACCTGGCTTCCTTTCACCCCATGGTCGACCTTGGAAGACCTGGTCGAGATGCTCCGGTTCATGGATCGCCACGATCTCGATGTTGATCCCATCCAGCTGACGATCAGGCTATTGATACCGTCCGGATCTCTGCTGCTGGACCTCCCCGAGTCCCAGTGGAAACCTGGTCCTTACGATGCCGAGGCGTTGAGCTACTCATGGATTGCGGCCGACCCGGTCCTCGACGCTCTCCAGTCCCGCCTGGTACGTCTCGTTGATGGGGCAACCGGTCTCTCTCGGGACGAGGTCCTCGCAACCATGACCAGGGAGATCCTGGCTGCGGCCGGGATCGACGAAGAATCCGTACGGCTCTCGAGCGGCGAAGGGAGGCCACGGCTCACCGAACCGTGGTTTTGCTGA